TATTGGATCAATCTACTTACTGTCTGTAACTTCTTTGTTAGTTATCGAAAAATGTCAAGGAATCAACATTTTAAAGTAATATTTCATCAACAATAATACTACATAATATactcaataaatattattattttaatttaatatttaattaataataatttatatttatatatatttatcaaaatttatacaTATGAGTTAATATAATCTATACTCATATGTAttagaatttatatatataaattaataaaattgatttatttaatttgagcaaatttaatatttgaatggATTACATATTagtcaaaattattaaaaattactgattttcaaacatttttaaaagaaaaatgaaggaAAATAACTAACTGAATGTGGCGGTGTCAGGCAAGGAAGCTCCACCCTTAACGCTCTCACTTCCAACAATAACGGTCGAATATTTACCCGCTCCAATCAACGTTATGCCATTCTTACTTGTCCGAATCTTCTCCTTGTAAGTCCCTGCTTTCACGTAAATCACAAATCTTCCACCTGTGGCCGCTGCAATGGCCTCAGAAATCGTCTTGTAGTTCCCTGAACCGTCTTGCGCAACCACCGCGTTCGCTTCTATGGGCGCTGCTCCCTGAAGGAGTTTTCTTGCTTTCGAAGAAATCCATTCGGGAAATTCCTCTttgctttccttttcttttcgcTTCGTGGTAGTGGTTGTGGTTGTGGTGGCGGTGATTTGGTTAACCAGGGCAAGTGAGTTACTGGCTAATGCGGAAAGATAGTCCATCTTCTTGGAAATGGTGTCTACCACGGCAGTGGCGACGCCGGTGGAGGTTTGTGATCGTGCGAAGTCGTTGCAAGTTTGTTGGAAAGTTAGGGAAGCGCTTAGCCACGTTTGGATGTCCTCCTTGTTTCTTGTTGGCTTGCTCAGTGCTTCCATGGATTGGTCCAACCTCTTCATTGACATGTCCATTAGCTCTTGACAATAACCTGCATGTTTTAACTTTCAATTAATTACTCACCCattattaaattgattaatttgTTGCTTTAATAATTAGATGAGCACAGAAATCACTGAGGCTAACCTCGCttacaaggaaaaaaaaaagagtagggaattactaacaaaaaaatttttaatacagtatttttaataattatattaggaGATAAGGAGAACGTCCCCTTATAATAGTTATGGTTATCATGCCTAACTAACCTTGAAGaccatcttctttcttttggcATCTATGGTAACATCTCAAGAAATAAACCGTTTACTGTGtttaacttttcttttaataataataatccactatttaaataataaaaatattattttgataaaaataaatgattaatatttaatatttaatatttaatttttgatagtTATCAATATAGTTAAGTACTGACACTTACATATAAAGGCCAAGTTTGCCACATGTCTAtttcttatttaaaataaaaatgtggtTACTTTCATAACTATAGTAGgcaatataataaagatataatAGAACTGGCTTTATATTAACggctaaaaatatttaaaaataattttatctatttttttcatatgcTCAATAATCATCCAAATTACTTTTTTTCTATAATTGatagttattaaattttaaaacaccTTTAGtgtcaaagaaaagaaaataatctGTGTACccgtattttttttaatacttctgctaattttaaattattatttcagaaaataaagTTGTACTACAATATATACATTTATATATTTCATTATatggagaaaaaaatttattataaacaaTATATACGAATGTTGTTGCTTCGTTGAAAAAGGTTAGTATTGTTTTCATGAATGAGACCATATCAAAACGTGCATGAGATAAAcaactaaatttataattttcaaattaccaagaaaggaaaaagggaaaaaaatgcaTTATATGCGTTATATACCTCCGACTGATGAAGATGATTTGTCTTGTTGAGCATTATCCTGAGTCTCAAATGAAGCAAAATATGATCTTGGCAAGTTGGTTTCAGATATGGTTTTGTTTACAAGAGCCAGAATGATATCAACATTTTTATCATTCCCTGAACTCATCAACTCCTTCAAGGTTTCATCACATAGACTAGGGTATCTGGTATGAGTGCATTCATAGTGATGAGCATGCTCTAGAGCTGCTGTTTCTGCCATGGTTAGTGCACATCCCAACACTAAAAAGGTTATCATCATCACTAATTCTTGTGTTCTCGTCATTCTTCTCACTAGCTACTATTACTTCACCAGGAGATACACAAGGAGGagttttattatttactttcttaAAGCTAAGAATAATGTTATGTTGATGAAATTTTTTAGAGGAAGGTGCTTCCTATTTATAGTGTGGGGATGGATTGATGATATGTGGAAAAAGCATTGATATGATAATGATCATTTATTTATTGGTGACTCATTACTTTTGTTAACGAGTAAAATGTGTTGTTACAAGTTATtgatttaaagttaaaaaacataaaagtgaattatgtTAAATGAGTTAGGTGATTGGTACTCCTAATAAGTGTACATGAGTAACACCTAATAATTAAGAGTTACCAGGAGAATTTCTCAcgcataaattaaaattatgtgtGCACATACAAAGTCTATTTTATACTCCGTCAAATCTATACAATCAATAAAATAGGGGGAAATGAgaaacaaaagcaaaagaaagaaattaattacaagtttttctctttttctctatcTACCAACTCACTTATACTCTTGAGTATTTTAGCTATATATCATTTCTATAATAACACCAACAACTTTATTATCACAATAATAAAGagactattaaaaaaaatcatgttagatatatttacattaaaattggttattaatataaaatatatattaaaaataaattaaattatatatatttatacataaatatataatagttaattttattagctaatttttgtgtatatttagtatttttattaaaaaatattaaatatgctACATTTTATAGTGATATATAATGAGGCGATAAATTACTaacaaagataagaaaaataagtaacacaaatatttttatgcaaaaatatttttgtatggTCGAAACTGTACGTATCTATttgataatgataattatattaattcgaATAtcatgaaaattttattaaaaaatatgtacttttcaataataaattataactcgAATTCCACATTAAAAGATTAGGGAAAAGTAACACCTGCTACACTCCAAGTGAGGGGGTCGAGTATCTATCTATTGGTGGAGGGAACTCACTTTTTGTTTAGACTAATCTCAGAACACGTCATtacattatataaataaaagcgTTAGAAtgaccttttccatcatcattaCTATGTCCTTTAAATTGTTATGCTGTACAGAGCTTCTCTTATTACGGGAATGGCTAGTTTAGTAGCAGATTAGAATTATTTTATGTGGCCGTTTTGGTTTTGGTggtctattttcttttgtccaGGACAAAGTGGTAGGACTCTTGTCAATTTCATTACTTTACTCTTGGCCATTAGAAATTCTTCAGTGGCCACTATAATTCTCTTAATTCTTGACTATTAAGCCTTAAAAATTATGCTTTATATTTAAATACAGCTGGCTGCTAGCGATCGTATATATGATGTGCAGTTCACACATACAGAAGTACTCATCACCAGTACTATAAGGGACATAGAGACCAGGACATAAGATTACCGGAGATTCACTTCTAAACAGGATAGTGCTAAATACATGTGATGAAAAAACTGCAACAAgctaagagaagaaataaatgtATGTATGTAGTCGTGGCAGATTCGAATTGTGACATCATTACACTAAATATATAGTGAAATCACTAGGATAAATGACATAAATCTAATGTggaattttgcatgaaaaagTTTATAAGAAATTGTATACATCAATAATTAAATACGTTACCCTTAAATATTTTTcgtttacataaataaaaagtgtagagaattaatttttagttagttaatattagtcaattttagaatttaatgttataatttagaatttaacttcaaaatttattatttagaattttaaatttaaaatgaataaaataatttaaaaaaatgacttatgttagatgaaaaattaatttcttagcCTTACTCAATGAAAAAAATAGACATTTTCTTAGGTTAAAGTAACCTACTTGCCCATAGAGTCATTACCCGCATTCTATAGTTACATTTTCGCCCTTCGCTATATTTGGGGTATTTACGATTTTTAAAGGAGTGATGATATACAAACCTATCTTTCGTATATAGTGATCGGGATGAAATATAATTGCAGaaatagaaattcaaaaaacataATGTGTGATTTGTTTGTAATTTTAAACatatttctttgttttaattatGCCGTGTTTGTATATTATTGTCTCAACTAATAAATCTAACTTAGTATATATATGACCCCatataagagaaagaaaaaagaaagaaagaaaaaagaaagaagaggaaagaaaaaagaaaaatatacttGTAAAAAACATATTAGAGAAGTTCAAcgcaaaaaatatatatataaattagaaaTTGAGGGATTAGCACTTTTAGTTTTAGGCTTTCTTATTTTCCAAGTTCCAGCGAGTATCCGTTGCGTTCGCTGTGAAAACAAATCCATCCAACCTCTTAacatgataaaattaaataaacctGTATTTGTTTATAAATATAAGATACTAAGATAGAGATacgaataaaatataaaattacatatttaatagataaaatataaatataaatattatttttt
The genomic region above belongs to Arachis duranensis cultivar V14167 chromosome 3, aradu.V14167.gnm2.J7QH, whole genome shotgun sequence and contains:
- the LOC107479443 gene encoding pectinesterase, translating into MTRTQELVMMITFLVLGCALTMAETAALEHAHHYECTHTRYPSLCDETLKELMSSGNDKNVDIILALVNKTISETNLPRSYFASFETQDNAQQDKSSSSVGGYCQELMDMSMKRLDQSMEALSKPTRNKEDIQTWLSASLTFQQTCNDFARSQTSTGVATAVVDTISKKMDYLSALASNSLALVNQITATTTTTTTTKRKEKESKEEFPEWISSKARKLLQGAAPIEANAVVAQDGSGNYKTISEAIAAATGGRFVIYVKAGTYKEKIRTSKNGITLIGAGKYSTVIVGSESVKGGASLPDTATFTIMGDGFIAKDIGFHNNAGPQGEQAVALYIAXXXXXXXXXXXXXXQDTIYAHSLRQFYRECDIYGTIDFIFGNAAAVFQTCNIMLRRPLHGGSNAVLANGRTDPGQNTGFSLHKCAITPSSDLSPVKHSVKSYLGRPWKEYSRAVVIGCTIDDAIAQQGWVEWPGYGSSVLRTLYFGEYGNSGPGAGTARRVQWPGFHVMGNVEASKFTVGNFIAGSSWIPSSVGFISGL